One part of the Methylobacterium mesophilicum SR1.6/6 genome encodes these proteins:
- the tsaB gene encoding tRNA (adenosine(37)-N6)-threonylcarbamoyltransferase complex dimerization subunit type 1 TsaB — translation MRILAIDTALDTCAACVLAEDDEAPISDESLPMARGHAESLLPLIERVIARVEGGFDAIDRVAVTVGPGSYTGLRVGLSAARAIGLATGKPVVGVGTLSALLAPLLADTVEGTIAAAIDARHGAVYAQALGSGEGLAPAHLAIADAADHLGSGPIVLTGSGAPLLAAALAERGVEARVAGVAGPDIASVASLGLLADPAQALPRPLYLRGPDARPQDHARIARR, via the coding sequence GTGCGTATCCTTGCCATCGACACAGCGCTGGACACCTGCGCCGCCTGCGTCCTTGCGGAGGATGACGAGGCGCCGATCTCCGACGAGTCGCTGCCTATGGCGCGGGGACATGCCGAGTCCCTGCTGCCGCTGATCGAGCGGGTGATCGCTCGGGTCGAGGGCGGCTTCGACGCCATCGACCGCGTCGCCGTCACGGTGGGGCCGGGGAGCTATACGGGCCTGCGGGTGGGCCTGTCGGCCGCCCGCGCCATCGGGCTCGCCACGGGCAAGCCGGTGGTCGGTGTCGGCACGCTCTCGGCGCTGCTGGCGCCCCTTCTGGCCGACACCGTCGAAGGCACGATCGCCGCGGCGATCGACGCCCGGCACGGAGCGGTCTACGCGCAGGCCCTCGGTTCCGGCGAAGGCCTCGCGCCCGCCCATCTGGCCATCGCGGACGCCGCCGACCATCTGGGGAGCGGGCCCATCGTGTTGACCGGCTCCGGGGCGCCGTTGCTGGCGGCGGCGCTGGCCGAGCGCGGTGTCGAAGCCCGCGTCGCAGGCGTGGCCGGACCGGACATCGCCTCCGTCGCGTCCCTCGGTCTGCTCGCCGATCCGGCCCAGGCCCTGCCGCGACCCCTCTACCTGCGCGGCCCCGATGCGCGGCCCCAGGACCATGCGCGGATTGCCCGGCGATGA
- a CDS encoding GNAT family N-acetyltransferase encodes MTRPIPFWPFDWWFAWWDALTPEPYVAPLTDASQAPALARLHATAFARPWDAHEFERMLCERSMQAHALWRAGTLQGFVLSRRAADEAEILTVVLSPALRGGGHSRKLLREHLSSLALAGIARVHLEVDEGNAPALKLYARHGFRQVGARTGYYLKADGSRATALTMSADL; translated from the coding sequence ATGACGCGGCCGATCCCGTTCTGGCCCTTCGACTGGTGGTTCGCGTGGTGGGATGCCCTCACGCCCGAGCCCTACGTCGCGCCCCTGACCGACGCATCGCAGGCCCCTGCCCTCGCCCGCCTCCACGCCACCGCCTTCGCGCGGCCCTGGGACGCGCACGAGTTCGAGCGGATGCTGTGCGAGCGCTCGATGCAGGCGCACGCCCTGTGGCGGGCCGGCACGCTTCAGGGTTTCGTGCTCTCGCGCCGGGCCGCGGACGAGGCCGAGATCCTGACCGTGGTGCTGTCCCCTGCGCTCCGGGGCGGCGGCCATAGCCGCAAGCTCCTGCGGGAGCACCTGTCGAGCCTCGCCCTCGCCGGGATCGCCCGGGTGCACCTGGAGGTCGATGAGGGCAATGCTCCGGCCCTCAAGCTCTACGCCCGCCACGGCTTCCGGCAGGTGGGCGCGCGCACCGGCTATTACCTCAAGGCCGACGGCAGCCGGGCGACCGCGCTGACGATGAGCGCCGACCTGTAG
- a CDS encoding lysophospholipid acyltransferase family protein, which produces MSRFGIAWRVAALALALAILGPPHWIALRLLGRRASLAPVLFHRVFLRLFSVRVTQSGTPPAFGEAALVLANHVSWLDIIAIGSLRPLSFVAKSEIAGWPVISTLAGLQRTLYIDRQRRGATAAVSTAMGHRLAEGELVVLFAEGTTGDGTRLLPFRSSLVGAARAALQAEAGRGRIRLQPLAIAYPRRNGLPATRAERAEIAWFGDTELAPHLAAFVQEGPVDVHVVWGAPIVFEASTDRKAATAAAEAEVRRTLQILRTGRGGDEPGEEAPAEPAGLGLHGPEIAAV; this is translated from the coding sequence GTGAGCCGCTTCGGCATCGCTTGGCGCGTCGCGGCCCTCGCCCTCGCCTTGGCGATCCTGGGTCCGCCGCACTGGATTGCCCTGCGGCTCCTCGGCCGCCGCGCGAGCCTCGCCCCGGTCCTGTTCCATCGGGTGTTCCTGCGCCTGTTCTCGGTGCGGGTGACGCAGAGCGGCACGCCGCCCGCCTTCGGCGAGGCGGCCCTCGTACTCGCCAACCACGTGTCCTGGCTGGACATCATCGCGATCGGTTCCCTGCGACCGCTGTCCTTCGTGGCGAAGTCGGAGATCGCCGGCTGGCCGGTGATCAGCACCCTCGCGGGACTGCAGCGCACGCTCTACATCGACCGGCAGCGGCGCGGGGCGACAGCCGCGGTGAGCACCGCGATGGGGCATCGCCTTGCCGAGGGCGAGCTGGTGGTGTTGTTCGCCGAGGGCACGACTGGCGATGGCACGCGGCTCTTGCCGTTCCGCTCCTCCCTGGTCGGCGCCGCGCGGGCCGCCCTGCAGGCCGAGGCCGGGCGCGGCCGGATTCGCCTGCAGCCGCTGGCCATCGCCTATCCCCGGCGCAACGGCCTGCCGGCGACGCGGGCCGAGCGCGCCGAGATCGCCTGGTTCGGGGACACGGAGCTGGCCCCGCACCTCGCCGCCTTCGTGCAGGAAGGGCCGGTCGACGTGCACGTGGTCTGGGGTGCGCCGATCGTCTTCGAGGCCAGCACCGACCGCAAGGCTGCCACGGCCGCCGCAGAGGCCGAGGTCCGCCGCACCCTGCAGATTCTACGCACCGGACGCGGCGGGGATGAGCCCGGGGAGGAGGCCCCGGCCGAACCAGCCGGCCTGGGCCTGCACGGCCCTGAGATCGCGGCGGTCTGA
- a CDS encoding L-lactate permease, producing the protein MQTWNQVYDPFGSPWLSTLAASVPVIALLAMIASGRVKAHIAAVIALGLALLVAIVGFGMPTDLATRAAILGMVTGFFPIGWIILNVIFLYRLTVEKGWFAILQQSVAGITADRRLQLLLVAFAFGAFFEGAGGFGTPVAVTGAILIGLGFSPLAASGLSLIANTAPVAFGALGAPIQGLASVTGYPPEILGAMIGRQLPLFSLIVPFWLIWVFAGFRGMIRVWPPILVCGASFAVAQFLISNYVNPWIVDIGASLVSMLALVLFLKIWQPKEIWSSPALRGHDPSLAVAGPRPVALGAGVPDMPPPVHVGARTASQGEILMAWVPWIVLSVIVAVWGTGWFKGIVNPLFTWKYEVPGLHNVIMKVPPVVAKPVPEGAVFLFTYMSYTGTGVLIAAIISGLIMRFSPLRLVTAYFETIWALRYSLITISAMLALGVLTRYAGVDATLGLAFAGTGILYPFFGTLLGWLGVALTGSDTASNVLFGGLQRITSEQLGLSGVLMAAANSSGGVMGKMIDAQSIVVASTATGYFGQEGKILRFVFWHSIALACLVGLFVMLQAYVPFFQHMVIDLPAAAPAAH; encoded by the coding sequence GTGCAAACCTGGAATCAGGTTTACGATCCGTTCGGGAGCCCGTGGCTCTCGACGCTCGCCGCCTCAGTGCCGGTCATCGCACTGCTCGCCATGATCGCCAGCGGGCGCGTGAAAGCCCATATCGCGGCCGTCATCGCCCTCGGCCTCGCCTTGCTGGTGGCCATCGTCGGCTTCGGCATGCCGACCGACCTCGCCACCCGCGCCGCCATCCTCGGCATGGTCACGGGCTTCTTCCCGATCGGCTGGATCATCCTCAATGTCATCTTCCTCTACCGGCTGACGGTAGAGAAGGGCTGGTTCGCGATCCTGCAGCAGTCGGTGGCCGGCATCACGGCCGACCGTCGGTTGCAACTCCTCCTAGTGGCCTTCGCGTTCGGCGCCTTCTTCGAGGGCGCGGGCGGCTTCGGCACGCCGGTCGCGGTGACCGGCGCGATCCTGATCGGCCTCGGCTTCTCGCCGCTCGCGGCCTCTGGCCTGTCGCTGATCGCCAACACCGCCCCCGTCGCCTTCGGAGCGCTCGGCGCGCCGATCCAGGGCCTGGCCTCGGTGACCGGCTATCCGCCGGAGATCCTCGGTGCGATGATCGGCCGGCAGCTGCCGCTGTTCTCTCTGATCGTGCCGTTCTGGCTGATCTGGGTGTTCGCGGGCTTCCGCGGCATGATCCGGGTGTGGCCGCCGATCCTGGTCTGCGGCGCCTCATTCGCGGTCGCGCAGTTCCTGATCTCCAACTACGTGAACCCGTGGATCGTCGACATCGGCGCCTCGCTCGTCTCGATGCTGGCCCTCGTGCTGTTCCTGAAGATCTGGCAGCCCAAGGAGATCTGGTCGTCGCCGGCTCTGCGCGGGCACGATCCGTCGCTGGCCGTCGCCGGTCCGCGCCCGGTGGCGCTCGGCGCCGGGGTGCCCGACATGCCGCCTCCGGTCCATGTCGGCGCCCGTACCGCCTCGCAGGGCGAGATCCTGATGGCCTGGGTGCCGTGGATCGTCCTCTCGGTGATCGTCGCGGTCTGGGGAACCGGCTGGTTCAAGGGCATCGTCAACCCGCTCTTCACCTGGAAGTACGAGGTGCCGGGCCTGCACAACGTGATCATGAAGGTGCCGCCGGTGGTGGCCAAGCCCGTACCCGAGGGCGCCGTCTTCCTGTTCACCTACATGTCCTACACGGGCACGGGCGTGCTGATCGCCGCGATCATCTCCGGCCTGATCATGCGGTTCTCGCCGCTGCGCCTCGTGACGGCCTACTTCGAGACCATCTGGGCCCTGCGCTACTCGCTGATCACGATCTCGGCGATGCTCGCGCTCGGCGTCCTCACCCGCTACGCGGGCGTCGATGCCACCCTCGGCCTCGCCTTCGCCGGCACCGGCATCCTCTACCCGTTCTTCGGGACGCTGCTCGGTTGGCTGGGCGTCGCCCTCACCGGATCGGACACGGCCTCGAACGTGCTGTTCGGCGGCTTGCAGCGGATCACCTCCGAGCAGCTCGGCCTCTCCGGCGTGCTGATGGCGGCGGCGAACTCGTCGGGCGGCGTGATGGGCAAGATGATCGACGCCCAGTCGATCGTCGTCGCCTCCACGGCCACCGGCTATTTCGGCCAGGAAGGCAAGATCCTCCGCTTCGTGTTCTGGCACTCGATCGCGCTCGCCTGCCTCGTCGGCTTGTTCGTGATGCTGCAGGCCTACGTGCCGTTCTTCCAGCACATGGTCATCGACCTGCCCGCCGCGGCCCCGGCCGCGCACTGA
- the miaB gene encoding tRNA (N6-isopentenyl adenosine(37)-C2)-methylthiotransferase MiaB, with product MKKAFVKSYGCQMNAYDAARMADVLGAEGYGATDSVEDADVVILNTCHIREKAAEKVYSELGRLRVLKGERKAQGLDTRIVVAGCVAQAEGAEIQARQPAVDVVVGPQSYHRLPDLLARSRERRVVDTEFPIEDKFDHLPRRRTLGTSAFLTVQEGCDKFCAFCVVPYTRGAEVSRSVGAVLAEAERLAEGGVREITLIGQNVNAYHGAGADDAPVGLAELVRAVARIPGIVRIRYTTSHPNDFDDALIRAHAEVPALMPYLHLPVQSGSDRILAAMNRKHTGDQYRQLIDRVRAARPDIALSSDFIVGFPGETDADFAETLRIVRDVGFESAFSFKYSPRPGTPAADRADHVPEAVMAARLAELQALLDSQRHAYQRAAEGRIFDVLVEKPGRHPGQVAGKTPHLLAVQFDAAPHHIGNVVPVRITEAGANSLFGRLVSEAAAA from the coding sequence TTGAAGAAGGCTTTCGTCAAATCCTACGGTTGCCAAATGAACGCCTACGACGCGGCCCGCATGGCCGACGTCCTCGGCGCTGAGGGCTATGGGGCGACCGACTCGGTCGAGGATGCCGATGTGGTGATCCTCAACACCTGCCACATCCGCGAGAAGGCCGCCGAGAAGGTCTATTCGGAACTCGGTCGCCTGCGAGTCCTGAAGGGCGAGCGGAAGGCGCAGGGCCTCGACACCCGCATCGTCGTGGCCGGCTGCGTTGCCCAGGCCGAGGGCGCCGAGATTCAAGCGCGCCAACCTGCGGTCGACGTGGTGGTCGGTCCGCAGAGCTATCACCGCCTGCCCGACCTCCTGGCCCGCTCCCGCGAGCGGCGCGTCGTCGACACCGAATTCCCGATCGAGGACAAATTCGACCACCTGCCCCGTCGCCGGACCCTCGGGACCTCCGCCTTCCTGACGGTGCAGGAGGGCTGCGATAAGTTCTGCGCTTTCTGCGTGGTGCCTTACACGAGGGGGGCCGAAGTCTCGCGGTCGGTCGGGGCGGTGCTGGCCGAGGCGGAGCGGCTCGCCGAGGGCGGCGTGCGCGAGATCACGCTGATCGGCCAGAACGTCAACGCCTATCACGGTGCCGGTGCCGACGACGCGCCGGTCGGCCTCGCCGAGCTGGTTCGCGCGGTGGCGCGGATTCCCGGGATCGTGCGGATTCGCTACACGACCAGCCACCCGAACGATTTCGACGACGCGCTGATCCGGGCCCATGCCGAGGTGCCGGCCCTGATGCCCTACCTGCACCTCCCCGTGCAGTCGGGCTCGGACCGGATCCTGGCCGCCATGAACCGGAAGCACACCGGCGACCAGTACCGACAACTGATCGACCGGGTGCGCGCGGCGCGGCCCGACATCGCCCTGTCCTCCGACTTCATCGTCGGCTTCCCCGGCGAGACCGACGCGGATTTCGCCGAGACCCTGCGGATCGTGCGCGACGTCGGCTTCGAAAGTGCCTTCTCGTTCAAGTACAGCCCCCGTCCCGGCACGCCGGCCGCGGATCGCGCGGACCACGTGCCCGAGGCCGTGATGGCGGCGCGGCTGGCGGAGCTGCAGGCGCTCCTCGACAGCCAGCGCCACGCCTACCAGCGGGCGGCCGAGGGCCGGATTTTCGATGTCCTGGTCGAGAAGCCCGGACGGCATCCGGGGCAGGTCGCGGGCAAGACGCCGCACTTGCTCGCCGTCCAGTTCGACGCCGCGCCTCACCATATAGGCAACGTGGTGCCGGTGCGGATCACCGAGGCCGGCGCCAACAGCCTGTTCGGGCGGCTCGTTTCGGAGGCTGCGGCGGCGTGA
- a CDS encoding PhoH family protein, whose product MSASDGGGARGALRGRGPAARPPGSDEAVEVPLTFDDNRLASLVFGQYDQNVAHIERRLDVTATALGNHLVIKGPADAAETARRVFQKLYARVRTGGSTLTLGDVDGAIREASAQATLFPAEVIAAEADKPHFEQIATRKRGAVRARNPAQDEYIKLLRTNELVFAEGPAGTGKTWLAVGHAVSLLEQGHAERLILSRPAVEAGERLGFLPGDMREKVDPYLRPIYDALYDFMEARHVDRGLQTGTIEIAPLAFMRGRTLTNAVVLLDEAQNTTSMQMKMFLTRLGEGSRMIITGDPSQIDLPPGQKSGLVEAVSVLEGVEGIGHVRFKDVDVVRHDLVRRIVTAYERAAHGVSEADRNPNPRRRPLV is encoded by the coding sequence TTGAGCGCATCGGACGGTGGGGGCGCGCGCGGCGCCCTGCGAGGTCGCGGCCCGGCGGCGCGGCCGCCCGGATCGGACGAGGCGGTCGAGGTGCCTCTGACCTTCGACGACAACCGCCTCGCGAGCCTCGTCTTCGGCCAGTACGACCAGAATGTCGCCCATATCGAGCGCCGGCTCGACGTCACCGCGACGGCACTGGGCAATCATCTCGTCATCAAAGGCCCGGCCGACGCCGCGGAGACGGCGCGGCGCGTGTTCCAGAAGCTCTACGCGCGGGTGCGCACCGGCGGAAGCACGCTGACGCTCGGCGACGTCGACGGTGCCATCCGCGAGGCTTCCGCGCAGGCGACCCTGTTCCCGGCCGAGGTCATCGCGGCCGAGGCCGACAAGCCGCATTTCGAGCAGATCGCCACCCGGAAGCGCGGAGCCGTGCGGGCGCGCAACCCGGCGCAGGACGAGTACATCAAGCTCCTGCGCACCAACGAGCTGGTCTTCGCCGAGGGGCCGGCCGGCACCGGCAAGACCTGGCTCGCCGTGGGTCATGCCGTGTCGCTGCTGGAGCAGGGCCACGCCGAGCGGCTGATCCTGTCCCGGCCCGCGGTGGAGGCCGGCGAGCGGCTGGGCTTCCTGCCGGGCGACATGCGTGAGAAGGTCGATCCCTACCTGCGGCCGATCTACGACGCCCTCTACGACTTCATGGAGGCGCGCCACGTCGACCGCGGTCTGCAGACCGGCACGATCGAGATCGCGCCGCTGGCCTTCATGCGCGGCCGGACCCTGACCAATGCCGTGGTGCTCCTCGACGAGGCGCAGAACACGACCTCCATGCAGATGAAGATGTTCCTCACGCGCCTGGGCGAGGGCTCGCGGATGATCATCACGGGCGATCCGAGCCAGATCGACCTGCCGCCCGGTCAAAAATCCGGTCTCGTCGAGGCCGTCAGCGTGCTGGAGGGCGTCGAGGGGATCGGCCATGTCCGGTTCAAGGATGTCGACGTGGTGCGCCACGACCTCGTCCGCCGGATCGTCACCGCCTACGAGCGCGCTGCCCACGGCGTCAGCGAGGCCGACCGGAATCCGAACCCCAGGCGCCGGCCGCTGGTGTGA
- the ybeY gene encoding rRNA maturation RNase YbeY, translating to MPHEIDLAVEDERWETAIPDLESLVIRAVEAGLAIVPENPAGPVAVSIVLTDDAAVRELNRTWRGKDKPTNVLSFPAASQPRHLEAATPLGDVVLAYETLVRESAEQSKPLQNHLAHLLVHGTLHCLGQDHEIGEAEADAMEALEVAALATLGIPDPYA from the coding sequence ATGCCGCATGAGATCGATCTCGCCGTCGAGGACGAGCGCTGGGAGACCGCGATCCCGGATCTCGAATCGCTCGTGATCCGCGCCGTGGAGGCCGGGCTGGCCATCGTCCCCGAAAACCCGGCGGGCCCCGTCGCGGTCAGCATCGTCCTGACGGACGACGCCGCCGTCCGGGAGCTGAACCGGACATGGCGCGGCAAGGACAAGCCGACCAACGTCCTCTCATTCCCGGCGGCCTCTCAGCCTAGGCATCTCGAAGCCGCGACGCCGCTTGGCGACGTGGTCCTTGCTTACGAGACCCTGGTGCGCGAGAGTGCGGAGCAGTCGAAGCCGCTCCAGAATCACCTCGCGCACCTCCTCGTCCATGGCACCCTGCATTGTCTCGGTCAGGACCACGAGATCGGCGAGGCCGAGGCCGATGCCATGGAAGCCCTTGAGGTCGCGGCCCTTGCGACCCTCGGCATCCCGGACCCCTACGCCTGA
- a CDS encoding hemolysin family protein has translation MTNDRSRGAALAAPSSTEGESQTREPWYDRLLQALHLKPRDSLREGLEEALAEPDAGESGLTPLERIMLKNVLGLHKVRVDDVMIPRADIVAVSNDTSLGDLLKLFRTAGHSRLPVYGETLDDPRGMVHIRDLVDHIAAKAEPARRSAPAAVKAAEPGVDGVADASVAPRVRRVAARLPRGLDLGKVDLTTTLAAARIQRPVLFVPPSMPAIDLLVRMQATRTHMALVIDEYGGTDGLISIEDLIEVVVGDIEDEHDVAEDKHVQRVDGEGEVFVADARTPLAEVSEATGVDLVAAVGEMAEEIDTLGGMIVTLAGRVPSRGELIAGPGDLEFEVLDADPRRLKRLRFHKGAARIATVVPLALPPPSSAPVTETPHP, from the coding sequence ATGACCAACGATCGAAGTCGCGGCGCGGCCCTGGCCGCGCCCAGTTCCACCGAGGGCGAATCCCAGACGCGGGAGCCCTGGTACGACCGCCTGCTCCAGGCGCTCCACCTCAAGCCGCGCGATTCGCTGCGTGAGGGCCTTGAGGAGGCGCTGGCCGAGCCGGATGCCGGCGAGAGCGGCCTTACCCCGCTCGAGCGGATCATGCTCAAGAACGTTCTGGGCCTGCACAAGGTGCGCGTCGACGACGTGATGATCCCGCGGGCCGACATCGTCGCGGTGTCCAACGATACCAGCCTCGGCGATCTGCTCAAGCTGTTCCGCACCGCCGGCCATTCCCGTCTGCCGGTCTACGGGGAGACCCTCGACGATCCCCGCGGCATGGTCCACATCCGCGATCTCGTCGACCACATCGCCGCCAAGGCCGAGCCGGCCCGCCGCAGCGCCCCGGCCGCCGTCAAGGCCGCGGAGCCTGGCGTCGACGGGGTCGCGGATGCGTCGGTCGCGCCGCGGGTTCGCCGGGTGGCGGCCCGGCTTCCGCGCGGGCTCGACCTCGGCAAGGTCGACCTGACGACGACCCTGGCGGCCGCGCGCATCCAGCGTCCGGTCCTGTTTGTGCCGCCCTCCATGCCGGCGATCGATCTGCTGGTGCGGATGCAGGCGACGCGGACCCACATGGCCCTCGTCATCGACGAGTACGGCGGCACCGACGGCCTGATCTCGATCGAGGATCTGATCGAGGTCGTGGTCGGCGACATCGAGGACGAGCACGACGTCGCCGAGGACAAGCATGTCCAGCGCGTCGACGGCGAGGGCGAGGTGTTCGTCGCCGATGCCCGCACGCCGCTGGCCGAGGTCTCTGAGGCGACCGGCGTCGATCTGGTGGCGGCGGTCGGTGAGATGGCCGAGGAGATCGACACGCTGGGCGGTATGATCGTGACATTGGCCGGGCGCGTCCCGTCGCGCGGCGAACTGATCGCCGGTCCGGGCGACCTTGAGTTCGAGGTGCTCGACGCCGATCCCCGGCGCCTGAAGCGCCTGCGCTTCCACAAGGGCGCGGCGCGGATCGCCACTGTGGTCCCCCTCGCCTTGCCCCCGCCCTCCAGCGCGCCGGTCACCGAGACGCCGCACCCGTGA
- the lnt gene encoding apolipoprotein N-acyltransferase, translating to MTRLADGYARSSAAPGVSAREPASGPPRGAVLVILRLTGWRRLSLAWIVGALGALAMPPYGMLPALILSLTVAVWLQDGASAGLTTLRRFWPCFLLGWAWGFGYLTAGLWWLGQAFLVEADEFLWALPLGVIGLPFGLGLFYGAGFGAAGLLWGRGPARIAALAFGLGGAEWLRGHLFTGFPWNTLGMALAQNLWLMQWAAEIGLYGLTILAVLICAAPATLATGSHPRSRYGPSAAAAIVLIGMGLYGAARLGPPDPAVAGVRLRLVQPNLPQDAKFRPENRADIVDRYIELSQRPVGAGEAEPTHIVWPESAFPFLIQRDPDALAKVAAGLKPGQHLITGAARAEEPLPGERLRYFNAVMVIGPGGAISDTYDKVHLVPFGEYLPAPLDAALRALGLRQFVAIPGGFSAGSAAAQRILTVPGLPPVAATICYEAIFPGAILPAGQAVPVAPGLILNVTNDAWFGDTPGPRQHLAQARLRAVEEGLPLVRDANTGISAVVDPHGRIVAQTKLDEETWLDADLPAPIIGGTLYRRIGDAAFALMLAACLGGALIARRQP from the coding sequence ATGACTCGACTAGCGGACGGCTATGCCCGCTCCTCCGCGGCGCCGGGCGTATCTGCGCGGGAGCCGGCGTCTGGTCCCCCGCGCGGTGCGGTCCTGGTCATCCTGCGCCTGACCGGATGGCGCCGACTCAGCTTGGCCTGGATCGTCGGCGCGCTCGGGGCCCTGGCGATGCCGCCTTACGGCATGCTGCCGGCCCTCATCCTTTCCCTGACCGTCGCGGTCTGGCTCCAGGACGGGGCCTCCGCCGGCCTCACGACCCTTCGGCGATTCTGGCCGTGCTTCCTGCTCGGCTGGGCGTGGGGCTTCGGCTACCTCACCGCCGGCCTGTGGTGGCTCGGACAGGCCTTCCTCGTGGAGGCGGACGAGTTCCTCTGGGCATTACCGCTCGGCGTCATCGGCCTGCCCTTCGGGCTAGGCCTATTCTACGGGGCGGGCTTCGGGGCGGCCGGCCTCCTGTGGGGGCGCGGGCCCGCGCGAATCGCCGCCCTGGCCTTCGGGCTCGGCGGCGCCGAGTGGCTCCGCGGCCACCTGTTCACGGGCTTTCCCTGGAACACCCTCGGGATGGCGCTCGCCCAGAACCTCTGGCTGATGCAGTGGGCCGCGGAGATCGGGCTTTACGGCCTGACGATCCTGGCCGTCCTGATCTGCGCCGCGCCCGCGACGCTCGCCACCGGATCGCACCCGCGCAGCCGGTACGGTCCCAGCGCGGCGGCCGCAATCGTGCTGATCGGCATGGGTCTCTACGGCGCCGCGCGCCTCGGACCGCCCGATCCGGCCGTGGCCGGCGTTCGGCTGCGCCTCGTGCAGCCGAACCTGCCTCAGGACGCCAAGTTCAGGCCCGAGAACCGGGCCGACATCGTGGACCGCTACATCGAGCTGAGCCAGCGTCCCGTAGGGGCCGGCGAGGCCGAGCCGACCCACATCGTCTGGCCGGAATCCGCCTTCCCGTTCCTGATTCAGCGCGATCCCGACGCCTTGGCCAAGGTCGCGGCCGGCCTCAAGCCGGGTCAGCACCTGATCACCGGCGCGGCCCGCGCGGAGGAGCCGCTGCCCGGCGAGCGGCTGCGCTACTTCAACGCCGTGATGGTGATCGGCCCGGGCGGTGCGATCTCCGACACCTACGACAAGGTTCACCTCGTTCCCTTCGGCGAGTACCTTCCGGCGCCGCTCGACGCCGCCCTGCGGGCGCTCGGCCTGCGCCAGTTCGTGGCGATCCCGGGCGGCTTCTCCGCCGGGTCGGCCGCCGCCCAGCGGATCCTGACAGTTCCGGGCCTGCCACCGGTGGCGGCGACGATCTGCTACGAGGCGATCTTTCCCGGTGCGATCCTGCCCGCCGGTCAGGCCGTACCGGTGGCGCCCGGCCTGATCCTGAACGTCACCAACGACGCGTGGTTCGGCGACACGCCGGGTCCCCGCCAGCACCTCGCGCAGGCACGCCTGCGCGCCGTCGAGGAAGGGCTGCCCCTCGTGCGCGACGCCAATACCGGGATCTCCGCGGTGGTCGACCCGCACGGTCGGATCGTCGCCCAGACCAAACTGGACGAGGAAACGTGGCTCGATGCCGATCTGCCCGCCCCGATCATCGGAGGCACCCTGTACCGCCGGATCGGCGACGCTGCCTTCGCCCTGATGCTCGCCGCCTGCCTCGGCGGCGCCCTGATCGCGCGTCGGCAACCGTGA